One region of Oryza glaberrima chromosome 7, OglaRS2, whole genome shotgun sequence genomic DNA includes:
- the LOC127779839 gene encoding uncharacterized protein LOC127779839 produces MSVTAGVALAVADAVWAEIRSAGQASDEHLSILEALFGKNMVRACKILDEGGVRRVTGAPSGRSLFLVMGESRRKEEYICFPEHLCTCYSFFYDIVGRGEQLCCKHQLAARLAEAISKHQDIEVTDEELAHMLAKL; encoded by the exons aTGTCCGTCACCGCCGGGGTCGCCCTCGCCGTGGCCGACGCGGTGTGGGCGGAGATCAGGTCCGCGGGCCAAGCCTCCGACGAGCACCTATCCAT CCTCGAGGCCTTGTTCGGCAAGAACATGGTGCGCGCCTGCAAGATCCTCGACGAGGGCGGCGTCCGCCGCGTCACCGGCGCGCCCAGCGGCCGCTCGCTCTTCCTG GTGATGGGGGAgtcgaggaggaaggaggagtacATCTGCTTCCCGGAGCACCTCTGCACCTGCTACTCCTTCTTCTACGACAtcgtcggccgcggcgagcAGCTCTGC tgcAAGCACCAGTTAGCAGCCCGACTTGCGGAGGCCATCAGTAAGCACCAGGACATTGAGGTAACCGATGAGGAGTTGGCCCACATGCTTGCTAAACTCTGA
- the LOC127780071 gene encoding vesicle transport protein GOT1-like: protein MASFEMKIGLGLSGFGVLFSFLGIIMLFDKGFLAIGNILFVSGVSLTIGPKSTVQFFTKPKNHKGSIAFGIGFFLVLIGWPFFGMLAEAYGFVKLFRGFWPTAAVYLQKSPTFGWIFHHPLVTSLITRFRGRRVPV, encoded by the exons ATGGCTTCCTTCGAGATGA AGATTGGGCTGGGCTTATCTGGGTTCGGAGTTCTGTTCTCGTTTCTTGGGATCATCATGCTGTTTGACAAGGGGTTCCTTGCAATAGGAAAC ATCCTGTTTGTGTCTGGTGTTTCACTGACCATTGGACCGAAGTCAACCGTGCAGTTCTTTACCAAGCCTAAGAATCACAAG GGCTCGATTGCTTTTGGAATTGGCTTCTTCCTGGTCCTTATTGGTTGGCCGTTCTTTGGCATGCTGGCAGAGGCATACGGCTTCGTCAAGCTCTTCAG AGGCTTCTGGCCAACTGCTGCTGTTTACCTGCAAAAGAGCCCCACCTTCGGTTGGATATTCCACCACCCTCTTGTGACTTCG CTGATCACTAGGTTCAGGGGAAGACGAGTCCCGGTGTGA
- the LOC127778643 gene encoding MFP1 attachment factor 1-like has translation MAEDAPSAAAAEGSQHASAAEEGSAAAAAPAAPAAKAAEALLPSLSIWPPSQRTRDAVVRRLVQTLAAPSILSQRYGAVPEAEAERAAAAVEAEAYAAVTESSSAAAAPASVEDGIEVLQAYSKEVSRRLLELAKSRAAPSPAAAAPAEGAASESEAAAAAAPAPVEE, from the coding sequence ATGGCGGAGGACgcccccagcgccgccgccgccgaggggagCCAGCACGCGTCGGCCGCGGAGGaaggctccgccgccgccgcagctcccgcGGCACCAGCCGCCAAGGCCGCGGAGGCGCTGCTCCCGTCGCTCAGCATCTGGCCCCCGTCGCAGCGCACGCGGGACGCCGTGGTGCGCCGCCTCGTGCAGACGCTGGCCGCGCCCAGCATCCTCTCCCAGCGCTACGGGGCCGTCccggaggccgaggccgagcgcgccgccgccgcggtcgagGCCGAGGCCTACGCCGCCGTCACCgagtcgtcgtccgccgccgccgccccggcctcCGTCGAGGACGGGATCGAGGTGCTGCAGGCGTACTCCAAGGAGgtcagccgccgcctcctcgagctcgccaaGTCCCGCGCCGCTCCgtctccggcagcggcggcgcccgcggagGGGGCCGCGTCCGAGTcggaggctgctgctgctgctgctcctgctccagTGGAGGAGTAA